In Armatimonadota bacterium, the sequence GAGCGAGGTCGAGATCATCCACGCCAGCGGTACCGCCATGACCAAACCGATGGCGCCGAGCGCCATGTAGGCCGCGGCCTTCAGGCCCATGTTGCGCGCGCTCACTGGTAGTACACCACCCGCTGGCTCAGCCGCCAGTTAAGCAGCGTGAAGCCGAAGATGAGGGCGAACAGGATGCACGCGATCGCCGCCGCGTAGCCCATCTGGAACCACTGGAAGGCGTTCTGGTAGATGTACAGCATGATGGTGGTGGTGGCGCCCGCGGGGCCGCCGCCGGTCATCATGTACGCCGCCACGAACCCGCCCTGGAAGCCGGCGATGATGGACATGGTGGTGATGAAGAAGGTGGTGGGCGCGAGCAGGGGCCAGGTGACATGACGCAGCCGCTGCCACCAGTTGGCGCCGTCCATAGCCGCCGCCTCGTAGAGCTCGGCGGGGATATTCTGCAGCCCGGCGAGGTAGAGGATCATGTTGTAGCCGCCGACCGCGGTCCACAGACCCATGATGATGAAGGCGGGCTTGGCCCAGGCGGTGCTCACCAGCCAGCGCGGCGGATCGGCGACCCCGACCCCGCGCAGCCACGTGTTGAGCAGGCCGTAGTCCTCCTGGAAGATCCACTTCCACAGCAGCGTCACCGCCACCGCCGAGCAGATCGAGGGCAGAAAGAAGAGGGTGCGGAACAGCACTACCCCGCGCAGGCGCTGGTTCAGCAGCAGCGCGCTGAACAGCGACCCCGCGATGGACAGCGGAATCCCCAGCATGAGGAAGACCGTGTTCCCCAGGTACTTCCAGAAGTAAGGGTCATTGGCGGTAAGCCCGCCGCCCTGCCGGTGAAACCCAAGCAGCTTCGAGAAATTGGCCAGCCCCACGTAGCGCGGGTGACCGAGAAGGCCCCACTCGGTGAAGCTGAGGATGAACGCCGCGCCCACGGGCAGCAGGGTAAACGCGAGGAAGCCCAGGAAGTTCGGCGCCAGGAACAGGTAGGAGCCGAGGTGCCGGCGCCGCCGCGCGCGAGGTCTGTCCGTGGTGCTTGCCATCGCCGTCGTCCGCGCTACTCCTCCATCGGCGGCGGGAAGCTGAACGATTCGATCTCTTCGCCGCGGAAGATGACGACGATGAAATCCTCACGCTCGAACACCGGCATGTAGGAGGAGACGACGTCATCGTCGAGCTGCGCGAGGAGTTCCTGGCGCTGCTGCGGCGGCAGGTCGGCCTCGAGGGTGACGGTGGCGTGGACGGTGGTATCGGCATAGTGCAGGTCCACCTGGCCGAGGCGCTGCTCGCCGTCCCAGATCAGGTATACTTCAGATGACAACGTGCGCAAGCTGCGTACGAGACGAAAAGGCATTACCTCCCCCTTCTTCGCCGCCGAATCACAGCCGAGGGCGGCTGTGCCACATCGCTTCCCTGGAATCCGATCCGCGTTCATCCGTGTTCATCTGTGGCCAACTCTGATCAGCGGCTGGACTCAGCCCTCCCCCAGCTTGCCGCGCAGGAACTCAATCAGCTTGTCGGCGTGCACGCGCACCTGCTCCATGCTGTCGCGGTCGCGCACGGTGACGGTGCCGTCTTGCATGGTCTGGGAGTCAACGGTCATGCAGAACGGGGTGCCGATCTCGTCCTGGCGGCGGTAGCGCCGGCCGATGCTGCCGCCCTCGTCGTACTCCACGAACCAATGGCGCTTGAGGTCGTCGTAGATGGCACGGGCGCGGTCGGGCATGCCGTCGCGCTTGACCAGGGGCAGCACCGCCGCCTTGATCGGCGCCAGGCGCGGGTGC encodes:
- a CDS encoding sugar ABC transporter permease produces the protein MASTTDRPRARRRRHLGSYLFLAPNFLGFLAFTLLPVGAAFILSFTEWGLLGHPRYVGLANFSKLLGFHRQGGGLTANDPYFWKYLGNTVFLMLGIPLSIAGSLFSALLLNQRLRGVVLFRTLFFLPSICSAVAVTLLWKWIFQEDYGLLNTWLRGVGVADPPRWLVSTAWAKPAFIIMGLWTAVGGYNMILYLAGLQNIPAELYEAAAMDGANWWQRLRHVTWPLLAPTTFFITTMSIIAGFQGGFVAAYMMTGGGPAGATTTIMLYIYQNAFQWFQMGYAAAIACILFALIFGFTLLNWRLSQRVVYYQ
- a CDS encoding His/Gly/Thr/Pro-type tRNA ligase C-terminal domain-containing protein encodes the protein QDYDLRRHLEASGKDLQYFDEAEKRRYLPHVIEPSGGVDRSVLALLVDAYEAIEGGRGAAGAEVESVLRLHPRLAPIKAAVLPLVKRDGMPDRARAIYDDLKRHWFVEYDEGGSIGRRYRRQDEIGTPFCMTVDSQTMQDGTVTVRDRDSMEQVRVHADKLIEFLRGKLGEG